A part of Streptomyces sp. NBC_01210 genomic DNA contains:
- a CDS encoding heavy metal translocating P-type ATPase — MTCASCAARVEKKLNRMGGVSATVNYATEKAKVSYPHEMEVADLIATVVKTGYSAAQPPSPAPAPGLAVDSDPDLAVDSDPDLVVDSGPDPAVASEARPDPESAALRQRLIVSAVLAAPVVLMAMIPALQFDNWQWLSLTLAAPVVIWGALPFHRATWTNLRHGAATMDTLVSVGTLAAFGWSLWALFLGDAGMPAMRHGFDPTVTRADAASTIYLEVAAGVVTFILLGRYLEARSKRKAGAALRALLELGAKDVAVLRGGTEVRVPIGRLAVGDRFVVRPGEKIATDGSVVEGTSAVDASMLTGESVPVDVTAGDPVTGGCVNTAGRLVVEATRIGADTQLARMARLVEDAQNGKADVQRIADRISAVFVPVVLLIALGTLVAWLLATDDATAAFTAAVAVLIIACPCALGLATPTALMVGTGRGAQLGILIKGPEVLESTRKVDTVVLDKTGTVTTGRMRLQRVYVAETAEEHDLLRFAGALEHASEHPIARAVAAGAEERVGTLPAAESFENVPGLGVRGVVEGHEVLVGRARLLTEAGVELPDELASAATEGRTEIFAAVDGKALGMLTVADAVKDTSAEAVARLRALGLTPVLLTGDNKAVAESVAAEIGIDEVYAEVMPEDKVAVVKRLQAEGRSVAMVGDGVNDAAALATADLGLAMGTGTDAAIEAGDLTLVRGDLRVAADAIRLARRTLTTIKGNLFWAFGYNVAALPLAASGLLNPMIAGFAMAFSSVFVVTNSLRLRSFM, encoded by the coding sequence ATGACCTGCGCCTCCTGCGCGGCTCGCGTCGAGAAGAAGCTGAACCGCATGGGTGGCGTCAGCGCCACCGTCAACTACGCGACCGAGAAGGCGAAGGTCTCCTATCCGCACGAGATGGAAGTCGCCGATCTCATCGCCACCGTGGTGAAAACCGGCTACTCGGCCGCGCAGCCCCCGTCGCCCGCGCCCGCCCCGGGCCTCGCCGTGGACTCCGACCCGGACCTCGCCGTGGACTCCGACCCGGATCTCGTCGTGGACTCCGGCCCGGACCCCGCCGTGGCCTCCGAGGCGCGGCCCGACCCGGAGTCGGCCGCCCTCCGGCAGCGCCTGATCGTCTCCGCCGTGCTCGCGGCGCCGGTCGTCCTCATGGCGATGATCCCCGCCCTCCAGTTCGACAACTGGCAGTGGCTCTCGCTCACCCTCGCCGCCCCCGTCGTCATCTGGGGCGCACTGCCCTTCCACCGGGCCACCTGGACCAACCTCCGGCACGGCGCGGCCACCATGGACACCCTCGTCTCGGTCGGCACGCTCGCCGCCTTCGGCTGGTCGCTGTGGGCGCTCTTCCTCGGGGACGCGGGCATGCCCGCCATGCGCCACGGTTTCGACCCCACGGTCACGCGTGCCGACGCCGCCTCGACGATCTATCTCGAGGTCGCCGCGGGCGTGGTGACCTTCATCCTGCTCGGCCGCTATCTGGAGGCGCGCTCCAAGCGGAAGGCGGGCGCTGCCCTGCGTGCCCTGCTGGAGCTGGGCGCCAAGGATGTCGCCGTACTGCGCGGCGGCACGGAGGTACGCGTTCCGATCGGCCGGCTCGCCGTCGGCGACCGCTTCGTCGTACGCCCCGGAGAGAAGATCGCCACCGACGGCAGCGTCGTCGAGGGCACCTCCGCCGTCGACGCCTCCATGCTCACGGGCGAGTCCGTGCCGGTGGATGTGACCGCGGGGGACCCGGTCACCGGCGGCTGCGTCAACACCGCCGGCCGGCTCGTCGTCGAGGCCACCCGGATCGGCGCCGACACCCAGCTCGCCCGGATGGCCCGGCTGGTGGAGGACGCCCAGAACGGCAAGGCCGACGTGCAGCGCATCGCCGACCGGATCTCGGCCGTCTTCGTCCCTGTCGTACTGCTGATCGCGCTCGGCACGCTGGTGGCCTGGCTGCTCGCCACGGACGATGCGACCGCGGCCTTCACGGCCGCCGTCGCCGTACTGATCATCGCCTGCCCGTGCGCCCTGGGGCTTGCCACGCCGACCGCCCTCATGGTCGGTACGGGGCGCGGCGCCCAGCTCGGCATCCTGATCAAGGGCCCGGAGGTCCTGGAGTCCACCCGCAAGGTCGACACGGTCGTCCTGGACAAGACAGGGACGGTCACCACCGGCCGGATGCGCCTTCAGCGGGTGTACGTCGCCGAAACCGCCGAGGAGCATGACCTGCTGCGCTTCGCGGGCGCACTGGAGCACGCCTCGGAGCACCCCATCGCCCGCGCCGTCGCGGCGGGCGCCGAGGAGCGGGTCGGCACACTTCCCGCCGCCGAAAGCTTCGAGAACGTCCCAGGCCTCGGCGTACGCGGCGTCGTCGAAGGACACGAGGTGCTGGTCGGGCGAGCGCGGCTGCTCACGGAGGCGGGCGTTGAGCTGCCCGACGAGCTCGCCTCCGCCGCGACCGAAGGTCGTACGGAGATCTTCGCGGCCGTGGACGGCAAGGCGCTCGGCATGCTCACCGTCGCCGACGCGGTCAAGGACACCAGCGCCGAGGCGGTCGCACGGCTGCGGGCCCTCGGCCTCACCCCGGTGCTGCTGACCGGCGACAACAAGGCGGTCGCCGAATCGGTCGCGGCCGAGATCGGCATCGACGAGGTGTACGCCGAGGTCATGCCCGAGGACAAGGTGGCCGTGGTCAAGCGTCTCCAGGCCGAGGGCCGCAGCGTCGCCATGGTCGGCGACGGCGTGAACGACGCCGCCGCGCTGGCCACCGCGGACCTGGGCCTGGCGATGGGCACGGGCACGGACGCGGCGATCGAGGCCGGCGATCTGACCCTCGTACGCGGAGACCTGAGGGTTGCAGCCGACGCGATCCGTCTCGCACGCCGGACACTGACCACCATCAAGGGCAATCTTTTCTGGGCCTTCGGTTACAACGTGGCCGCGCTGCCGCTGGCGGCATCAGGCCTGCTCAACCCCATGATCGCGGGATTTGCGATGGCCTTTTCATCCGTATTTGTGGTGACCAACAGCCTGCGGCTGCGCTCCTTCATGTGA
- a CDS encoding citrate synthase, with protein MSDNSVVLRYADGEHTYPVVESTVGDKGFDIGKLRAQTGLVTLDSGYGNTAAYKSAITYLDGEQGILRYRGYPIEQLAERSTFLEVAYLLINGELPTVDELSTFKSEITQHTLLHEDVKRFYGGFPRDAHPMAMLSSVVSALSTFYQDSHNPFDEKQRHLSTVRLLAKLPTIAAYAYKKSIGHPFVYPRNDLGYVENFLRMTFSVPAQEYDLDPVVVSALDKLLILHADHEQNCSTSTVRLVGSSQANMFASISAGISALWGPLHGGANQSVLEMLEGIQTNGGDVDSFIRKVKNKEDGVRLMGFGHRVYKSFDPRAKIIKAAAHDVLSALGKSDELLDIALKLEEHALSDDYFVSRNLYPNVDFYTGLIYRAMGFPTEMFTVLFALGRLPGWIAQWHEMIKEPGSRIGRPRQIYTGEVLRDFVPVEAR; from the coding sequence GTGAGCGACAACTCTGTAGTACTGCGGTACGCGGACGGTGAACACACCTACCCGGTGGTCGAGAGCACCGTCGGCGACAAGGGCTTCGACATCGGGAAGCTCCGAGCCCAGACCGGTCTGGTGACCCTGGACAGCGGATACGGGAATACAGCCGCCTATAAATCCGCGATCACCTACCTCGACGGCGAGCAGGGCATCCTGCGCTACCGCGGCTACCCGATCGAGCAGCTGGCCGAGCGTTCCACCTTCCTCGAGGTGGCGTACCTGCTGATCAATGGCGAGCTTCCGACGGTCGACGAGCTGTCGACCTTCAAGAGCGAGATCACCCAGCACACGCTGCTGCACGAGGACGTCAAGCGGTTCTACGGCGGCTTCCCGCGCGACGCCCACCCGATGGCGATGCTGTCCTCCGTGGTCAGCGCGCTGTCGACGTTCTACCAGGACAGCCACAACCCGTTCGACGAGAAGCAGCGTCATCTCTCCACGGTCCGGCTGCTCGCCAAGCTGCCGACGATCGCGGCGTACGCGTACAAGAAGTCGATCGGCCACCCCTTTGTCTACCCGCGCAACGACCTCGGGTACGTGGAGAACTTCCTGCGGATGACCTTCTCGGTCCCCGCGCAGGAGTACGACCTGGACCCGGTCGTGGTTTCGGCGCTCGACAAGCTGCTGATCCTGCACGCGGACCACGAGCAGAACTGTTCGACCTCCACCGTGCGTCTGGTCGGCTCCTCGCAGGCGAACATGTTCGCCTCGATCTCCGCCGGCATCAGCGCCCTGTGGGGCCCGCTGCACGGTGGCGCCAACCAGTCGGTTCTGGAGATGCTCGAGGGCATCCAGACCAACGGCGGCGACGTCGACTCCTTCATCCGCAAGGTGAAGAACAAGGAGGACGGCGTCCGCCTGATGGGCTTCGGCCACCGCGTCTACAAGAGCTTCGACCCGCGGGCGAAGATCATCAAGGCGGCGGCGCACGATGTCCTCTCGGCGCTCGGCAAGTCCGACGAGCTGCTCGACATCGCGCTCAAGCTGGAGGAGCACGCGCTCTCCGACGACTACTTCGTCTCGCGCAACCTCTACCCGAACGTGGACTTCTACACCGGCCTGATCTACCGGGCCATGGGCTTCCCGACCGAGATGTTCACCGTGCTCTTCGCGCTCGGCCGGCTGCCCGGCTGGATCGCCCAGTGGCACGAGATGATCAAGGAGCCGGGGTCCCGTATCGGCCGCCCGCGCCAGATCTACACCGGCGAGGTCCTGCGTGACTTCGTCCCGGTCGAGGCTCGCTGA
- the recD2 gene encoding SF1B family DNA helicase RecD2, with translation MSNPAVVEGVLERITYANEENGYTVARVDTGRGSDLLTVVGSLLGAQPGESLRMEGRWGSHPQYGKQFTVDNYTTVLPATIQGIRRYLGSGLIKGIGPRIAERIVEHFGIDTLDIIEQQPKKLIEVPGLGPKRTKLIGVAWEEQKAIKEVMVFLQGVGVSTSIAVRIYKKYEDASISVVKNQPYRLAADVWGIGFLTADKIAQAVGIPHDSPERVKAGLQYALSQSTDQGHCFLPEEQLISDAVKLLQVDTGLVIECLAELAGEEEGVVREKVPAPDGGEPVTAVYLVPFHRAEISLAAQLRRLLGAAEDRMPGFQDVVWDKALAWLAERTGAELAPEQEAAVRLALTKKVAVLTGGPGCGKSFTVRSIVELARARKAKVVLAAPTGRAAKRLAELTGAEASTVHRLLELRPGGDAAYDRDRPLDADLVVVDEASMLDLLLANKLVKAVAPGAHLLLVGDVDQLPSVGAGEVLRDLLADGGPVPNVRLTRIFRQAQQSGVVTNAHRINSGVQPITSGLSDFFLFVEEETEDAGKLTVDVAARRIPARFGLDPRRDVQVLAPMHRGPAGAGTLNGLLQQAITPARPDLPEKRFGGRVFRVGDKVTQIRNNYEKGKNGVFNGTVGVVTSLQLDDQRLTVLTDEDEEVPYDFDELDELAHAYAVTIHRSQGSEYPAVVIPVTTGAWMMLQRNLLYTAVTRAKKLVVLVGSRKAIGQAVRTVSAGRRFTALDHRLTGG, from the coding sequence ATGTCCAATCCAGCAGTGGTCGAAGGGGTCCTCGAGCGGATCACGTATGCCAACGAGGAGAACGGCTACACGGTCGCCCGGGTCGACACGGGACGCGGCAGTGATCTCCTCACGGTGGTCGGCTCGCTGCTCGGCGCGCAGCCGGGCGAGTCGTTGCGTATGGAGGGCCGTTGGGGCTCCCACCCCCAGTACGGCAAGCAGTTCACCGTGGACAACTACACGACCGTCCTGCCGGCCACGATCCAGGGCATACGCCGTTACCTCGGCTCGGGCCTGATCAAGGGAATCGGCCCCCGGATCGCCGAGCGCATCGTCGAGCACTTCGGCATCGACACGCTCGACATCATCGAGCAGCAGCCGAAGAAGCTCATCGAGGTCCCCGGACTCGGCCCGAAGCGGACGAAGTTGATCGGCGTCGCCTGGGAGGAGCAGAAGGCCATCAAGGAGGTCATGGTCTTCCTCCAAGGGGTCGGCGTCTCCACGTCCATCGCGGTGCGCATCTACAAGAAGTACGAGGACGCCTCGATCTCGGTCGTGAAGAACCAGCCGTACCGCCTCGCCGCCGACGTCTGGGGCATCGGTTTCCTCACCGCCGACAAGATCGCGCAGGCGGTCGGCATACCGCACGACAGCCCGGAGCGGGTCAAGGCGGGGCTGCAGTACGCCCTGTCGCAGTCCACCGACCAAGGGCACTGCTTCCTGCCCGAGGAGCAGCTGATCAGCGACGCGGTGAAGCTGCTCCAGGTGGACACGGGCCTTGTCATCGAGTGCCTCGCCGAGCTCGCGGGCGAGGAGGAAGGGGTCGTACGGGAGAAGGTGCCGGCCCCGGACGGCGGCGAGCCGGTCACTGCGGTGTATCTGGTGCCCTTCCACCGGGCCGAGATCTCCCTCGCCGCCCAGCTGCGTCGGCTGCTGGGAGCCGCGGAGGACCGGATGCCGGGCTTCCAGGACGTCGTCTGGGACAAGGCGTTGGCCTGGCTCGCGGAGCGTACGGGCGCGGAGCTCGCGCCCGAGCAGGAGGCGGCGGTCAGGCTTGCGCTCACCAAGAAGGTCGCCGTTCTGACCGGCGGTCCCGGCTGCGGCAAGTCGTTCACGGTCCGGTCCATCGTGGAGCTGGCCCGCGCCAGGAAGGCGAAGGTGGTGCTGGCCGCACCGACCGGGCGCGCGGCCAAACGGCTCGCCGAACTCACCGGCGCCGAGGCGTCCACCGTGCACCGGCTGCTCGAGCTCAGGCCCGGCGGCGACGCGGCGTACGACAGGGATCGGCCGCTCGACGCGGATCTGGTGGTGGTCGACGAGGCGTCCATGCTCGATCTGCTGCTCGCCAACAAGCTGGTCAAGGCCGTTGCCCCCGGCGCGCATCTGCTGCTGGTGGGGGATGTGGACCAGCTGCCGAGCGTCGGTGCCGGCGAGGTGCTGCGCGACCTGCTCGCCGACGGCGGGCCCGTGCCGAACGTCCGGCTGACCCGGATCTTCCGGCAGGCCCAGCAGTCCGGCGTCGTCACCAACGCCCACCGCATCAACTCCGGTGTTCAGCCCATCACTTCGGGTCTCTCCGACTTCTTTCTCTTCGTGGAGGAGGAGACGGAGGACGCGGGAAAGCTCACGGTGGACGTGGCGGCCCGCCGCATCCCGGCCAGATTCGGCCTGGATCCGCGGCGCGATGTGCAGGTGCTCGCACCCATGCACCGCGGCCCGGCCGGCGCCGGCACGCTCAACGGCCTGCTCCAGCAGGCGATCACGCCCGCCAGGCCCGACCTTCCCGAGAAGCGCTTCGGCGGCCGTGTCTTCCGCGTCGGCGACAAGGTCACCCAGATTCGCAACAACTACGAGAAGGGAAAGAACGGCGTCTTCAACGGCACGGTCGGCGTGGTCACCTCGCTCCAGCTGGACGACCAGCGGCTGACGGTGCTGACGGACGAGGACGAGGAGGTTCCGTACGACTTCGACGAACTGGACGAGCTGGCACATGCCTACGCCGTGACCATCCACCGCTCACAGGGCAGCGAATACCCGGCCGTGGTGATCCCGGTCACGACCGGAGCCTGGATGATGCTCCAGCGGAACCTCCTCTACACGGCGGTCACCCGGGCCAAGAAGCTCGTCGTGCTGGTCGGCTCCCGTAAGGCGATAGGACAGGCAGTACGCACTGTTTCCGCAGGCAGACGCTTCACCGCGCTCGACCACCGGCTGACCGGCGGCTGA
- a CDS encoding sugar phosphate isomerase/epimerase family protein, whose amino-acid sequence MTVKQLSLPELVDACTEFGIPGVGLWREPVQAYGVEAAAKLVRDAGLAVTSLCRGGFLTAIEAAERARALDDNRAAIDEAATLGTDTLVLVAGGLPPGSRDLVAARSRIADALAVLAPYAGERGVRLAIEPLHPMYAADRCVVSTLTQALDLAERFPASQVGVVVDTYHIWWDDTAPAAVARAGSSARIHAFQLADWTTPLPAGVLNGRGQIGDGAIDMREWRERVEGAGYGGAIEVELFNGGLWSRNGVEVLGETVRRYGEHVV is encoded by the coding sequence ATGACGGTGAAACAGCTCAGCCTTCCCGAACTCGTCGATGCGTGTACGGAGTTCGGTATTCCGGGGGTGGGGCTGTGGCGCGAACCGGTGCAGGCGTACGGGGTCGAGGCGGCGGCGAAGCTCGTACGGGACGCGGGGCTGGCGGTCACGAGTCTGTGCCGGGGCGGCTTCCTCACCGCGATCGAGGCGGCTGAGCGAGCGCGTGCGCTGGACGACAACCGCGCGGCGATCGACGAGGCGGCGACGCTCGGCACGGACACGCTGGTCCTGGTCGCGGGCGGACTTCCGCCGGGCAGCCGGGACTTGGTGGCGGCGCGATCACGCATCGCGGACGCGCTCGCCGTGCTGGCTCCGTACGCGGGGGAGCGGGGCGTACGGCTGGCGATCGAGCCGCTGCACCCGATGTACGCGGCGGACCGGTGCGTGGTGTCCACGCTGACGCAGGCGCTGGACCTCGCGGAGCGTTTCCCGGCGTCGCAGGTGGGCGTGGTGGTGGACACGTACCACATCTGGTGGGACGACACGGCCCCGGCGGCGGTGGCGCGAGCGGGCTCGTCGGCCCGGATCCACGCATTCCAACTGGCGGACTGGACGACGCCGTTGCCGGCCGGGGTGCTGAACGGGCGGGGTCAGATCGGGGACGGGGCGATCGACATGCGGGAGTGGCGGGAACGGGTGGAGGGGGCGGGGTACGGGGGTGCGATCGAGGTGGAGCTGTTCAACGGGGGGCTGTGGTCGCGGAACGGGGTGGAGGTCTTGGGAGAAACGGTGCGCCGGTACGGGGAGCACGTGGTCTAG